The following is a genomic window from Fusobacterium perfoetens.
GGGACATGATATGCGTTATGCAATAGATCCTACAAAAATTAAAAATGAATTAGGTTGGGAACCACTAACACTATTTGATGAGGGAATTAAAAAAACAATCAAATGGTATTTAGATAATAAAGAGTGGTGGACAAATATCATAAACGGCGAATATAAAAATTATTATAAAAAAATGTATGGAGATAAATAATATGATTTTAATAACTGGAGCTAATGGACAACTTGGATATGATTTTCAAAGATTGTTCAAAAAAGAAAATATCGATTTTATCGCAACAGATGTAAATGATCTTGATATAACAGACATCAATAAAATAAGAGAATTTATAAAAGATAAAAACATAGATATGATTATCAACTGTGCTGCTTATAATAATGTTGATAAAGCTGAAGATGAAGTGGAGCTTTGTACAAAATTAAACACACAAGCACCTTATGAACTTTCTATTGTGGCTAGTGAAATCGGAGCTGACTTTGTAACATACTCTACTGACTTTGTATTTGATGGAGCTAAAAACTCTCCTTATACAGAAGAAGACATACCAAATCCATTGTCAGTCTATGGAAAAACAAAACTAGAGGGAGAGAGAAAAGTTCTTGCCTCTTACGACAGAAGTTTTGTTATAAGAACGTCTTGGGTTTTTGGAGTGGCAAACAATAATTTTAATAAACAAGTTATGAATTGGAGTAAATCAAAAGATATTTTATC
Proteins encoded in this region:
- the rfbD gene encoding dTDP-4-dehydrorhamnose reductase, which codes for MILITGANGQLGYDFQRLFKKENIDFIATDVNDLDITDINKIREFIKDKNIDMIINCAAYNNVDKAEDEVELCTKLNTQAPYELSIVASEIGADFVTYSTDFVFDGAKNSPYTEEDIPNPLSVYGKTKLEGERKVLASYDRSFVIRTSWVFGVANNNFNKQVMNWSKSKDILSIVDDQVSSPTYSKDLAYYSWELIKTKKYGLYHLSNGDEASKYDQAKYVLDKISWCGTLNPAKTSDFNLKAKRAPYTKLDSSKIEKIINKKIPNWKEGIDRFLVEL